From Microcystis aeruginosa NIES-2549, a single genomic window includes:
- the pilM gene encoding type IV pilus assembly protein PilM, which yields MVSFFKKLLTKKTQGVGLEITPERINVAQIAKQKQNYKLVKYCSSDIPEGIFEEGKIVDSAALAELIQEVLRENKITSKRVATGVPMRESIIRIIAIPSELDEEELRDLVLNHEANLYLPYPREEVDIDYQKLGYFQDEDGIEKVQVLLVATRREITDAYLETLQQAGLQVDVLEINSFALIRTIRDQLRQFSSNEATVIVDIEFDNTEIAIVVDGVPQFSRTVPIGTFQLQNALSRAMNLPTSRSPEILLGMTIPTTAFDSLGTNTSVSRSFTTAGMAALMRVLGELTDELRRSINFYLNQSDELEIVQLLLAGPGGGLAQLDEYFTQRLSITTMPIDPIASLNLDIDQEIPNTQRPGLGTVLGLGLREV from the coding sequence ATGGTAAGTTTTTTTAAAAAGCTATTGACAAAAAAAACTCAAGGTGTTGGGTTAGAGATTACCCCAGAGCGCATTAACGTGGCTCAGATCGCCAAACAGAAACAAAATTATAAATTAGTTAAATATTGTTCGTCGGATATCCCAGAAGGCATCTTTGAGGAGGGAAAAATCGTCGATTCCGCCGCTTTAGCGGAATTAATCCAAGAAGTCCTCAGGGAAAATAAAATTACTAGCAAACGAGTCGCTACTGGTGTCCCCATGCGCGAGTCAATTATCCGGATTATCGCCATTCCCTCGGAATTGGACGAGGAGGAATTACGCGATCTGGTCTTAAATCATGAAGCTAATTTATACCTTCCCTATCCGCGTGAGGAAGTGGATATCGACTACCAAAAACTGGGCTACTTTCAGGACGAGGACGGGATCGAAAAGGTGCAGGTTTTGCTGGTAGCTACTCGTCGGGAGATCACCGATGCCTATCTGGAAACCCTGCAACAGGCAGGATTACAGGTAGATGTGCTAGAAATTAATAGTTTTGCCCTAATTCGGACGATTCGCGATCAGTTGCGACAGTTTAGTTCCAATGAAGCTACCGTTATTGTCGATATAGAATTTGATAACACGGAAATCGCCATCGTGGTGGACGGCGTTCCCCAATTTTCCCGCACTGTCCCCATCGGCACTTTCCAGCTACAAAATGCCCTTTCCAGGGCGATGAATTTGCCCACCTCCCGCAGTCCTGAGATTCTTTTGGGGATGACAATCCCGACTACTGCCTTTGATAGTCTTGGCACCAATACCAGTGTTTCCAGAAGCTTTACTACCGCCGGGATGGCGGCACTGATGCGGGTTTTGGGGGAATTAACCGATGAATTGCGGCGATCGATTAATTTCTATCTTAACCAAAGTGATGAACTGGAAATTGTCCAGTTACTTTTAGCAGGTCCCGGGGGCGGTTTAGCACAACTAGATGAATATTTTACTCAACGTCTTAGCATCACTACTATGCCAATCGATCCGATCGCATCACTGAACCTAGATATCGATCAAGAGATTCCTAATACCCAAAGACCTGGTTTAGGAACAGTTCTCGGTTTAGGATTGCGGGAGGTATAG
- the ilvC gene encoding ketol-acid reductoisomerase, whose amino-acid sequence MARMYYDEDANLDLLAGKTIAIIGYGSQGHAHALNLKDSGVNVIVGLYPGSKSAIKAKEAGIPVYDVAEAAKIADWIMILLPDEVQKTIYLNEIAPNLSAGKVLSFAHGFNIHFGQVVPPANVDVVMVAPKGPGHLVRRTYEQGQGVPCLFAVYQDATGQARERAMAYAKGIGGTRAGVLETTFREETETDLFGEQAVLCGGLSALIKAGFETLVEAGYQPELAYFECLHEVKLIVDLIVEGGLAKMRDSISNTAEYGDYTRGPRVVTEATKAEMRKILREIQSGQFAREFVLENQAGKPGFTAMRRQEAEHSIEEVGQDLRAMMSWLKR is encoded by the coding sequence ATGGCACGAATGTACTATGATGAGGATGCCAATTTAGATTTATTAGCGGGAAAAACGATCGCTATTATTGGTTATGGTTCCCAGGGTCATGCCCACGCATTAAATCTCAAGGATAGTGGCGTTAATGTGATTGTTGGTCTATATCCCGGCAGTAAATCGGCAATCAAAGCCAAAGAAGCTGGTATTCCGGTTTATGATGTGGCCGAAGCCGCTAAAATTGCCGACTGGATCATGATCCTCTTACCGGATGAAGTGCAGAAAACGATTTATCTCAACGAAATTGCTCCCAATTTAAGCGCAGGCAAGGTGTTATCTTTTGCCCACGGCTTTAATATTCATTTTGGTCAAGTGGTCCCCCCAGCTAATGTCGATGTGGTTATGGTCGCCCCCAAAGGACCGGGCCATCTCGTCCGTCGCACCTACGAACAAGGTCAAGGGGTCCCCTGTTTATTCGCCGTCTATCAAGATGCTACCGGCCAAGCACGCGAGCGGGCGATGGCCTACGCTAAAGGTATCGGTGGCACTCGGGCCGGGGTTTTGGAAACCACTTTCCGCGAGGAGACAGAAACCGACCTTTTTGGCGAACAGGCAGTATTATGCGGCGGTTTAAGTGCTTTAATTAAAGCTGGCTTTGAAACCCTCGTGGAAGCTGGTTATCAGCCCGAATTAGCCTATTTTGAGTGTTTGCATGAAGTGAAACTGATCGTCGATCTGATCGTCGAGGGCGGTTTAGCCAAAATGCGCGATAGTATTTCCAATACAGCCGAGTACGGTGACTATACTCGCGGTCCGCGGGTGGTGACGGAAGCGACTAAGGCCGAAATGCGAAAAATCCTCCGGGAAATTCAATCGGGACAATTTGCCAGAGAGTTTGTCCTCGAAAATCAAGCAGGTAAACCGGGGTTCACCGCTATGCGTCGTCAAGAAGCAGAACATTCCATCGAAGAAGTCGGTCAAGATCTGCGGGCGATGATGAGTTGGCTAAAACGCTAG
- a CDS encoding ECF transporter S component encodes MTLDIIPEGEERKVEAVSSAAIDGAPIAYIVVLAAIVTTLSFIPFSIVLASGGSMPLSQAVFPLLGWLLGPIAGSIASGIGSLIGAFLAPYTAGIPAISVFGAILSSFVAGTMVLGKKRRYWWLGLTLIFLIPLFIYANRAIGLNGISPRVFIAGAFVDWSALVLFILPTRTLFTHWIKGSNFVLVAAGIFGGTWTASGLSHLGVAAITYSIFNWPEEVWIALIPIIPVENLIRSLVGMVIGCGVIAGLRAIGLVKSREAIY; translated from the coding sequence ATGACCCTAGATATTATCCCCGAAGGCGAAGAACGCAAAGTGGAAGCTGTCAGTAGTGCCGCTATTGATGGTGCGCCGATCGCCTATATTGTCGTCTTAGCGGCAATTGTCACTACCCTTTCTTTTATTCCCTTCTCCATTGTCCTCGCTTCCGGCGGTAGTATGCCCCTCAGTCAAGCGGTTTTTCCCCTCTTGGGTTGGTTACTCGGCCCGATCGCTGGGTCGATCGCTAGTGGTATTGGGTCCTTAATTGGGGCTTTCCTCGCCCCCTACACGGCAGGAATTCCCGCTATTTCGGTCTTTGGGGCTATTTTGTCCAGTTTTGTGGCGGGAACGATGGTTTTAGGCAAAAAACGCCGTTATTGGTGGTTAGGATTAACGTTAATTTTTCTGATTCCCCTATTTATCTACGCTAACCGGGCGATCGGACTGAACGGTATTTCGCCACGGGTCTTTATCGCCGGGGCTTTCGTCGATTGGTCGGCGTTGGTATTATTTATCCTACCAACCCGGACTCTGTTTACCCATTGGATCAAAGGTAGTAACTTTGTCCTAGTAGCGGCAGGAATTTTTGGCGGGACTTGGACCGCCAGCGGACTCTCCCATTTAGGGGTCGCCGCCATTACCTACTCGATTTTTAACTGGCCCGAAGAAGTCTGGATCGCTTTAATTCCGATCATTCCCGTAGAAAATCTGATTCGTTCCCTCGTCGGTATGGTGATCGGCTGTGGTGTGATTGCCGGTTTACGGGCGATCGGTTTGGTCAAATCACGAGAGGCGATCTACTAG
- a CDS encoding transposase: MAATFGLQKGLKVLSNNVFRFIQQTLLNHPIHTSKQVREYWDKWQQQGLFFFQLPKYSSEMNLIETEWHQLKTHELAGQIFPDEYDLAIAVKQGIEARAQKGGHETHCFKFNSA, translated from the coding sequence ATGGCCGCTACTTTTGGACTTCAAAAAGGTCTAAAAGTCTTATCGAACAATGTTTTTAGATTTATTCAGCAAACCCTACTTAATCATCCCATTCATACGAGTAAGCAAGTCAGAGAATATTGGGATAAGTGGCAGCAGCAAGGATTATTTTTCTTTCAACTGCCCAAATATTCCTCTGAAATGAATCTTATTGAAACTGAATGGCATCAATTGAAAACTCACGAACTGGCAGGTCAAATTTTTCCCGATGAGTACGATTTAGCGATCGCTGTTAAACAAGGGATCGAAGCTCGCGCTCAAAAAGGAGGACACGAAACTCACTGTTTTAAGTTTAATTCTGCCTAG
- a CDS encoding S66 peptidase family protein, producing MKRRQFLTTTALTAVSFSLIPRKVFSSNFPLIRPPHLQPGDGVGIISPAGATFKEDDLNIVIEAVKALKLVPKVGQYALDSYGYLAGKDGERASDINQFFADDTIALILPIRGGWGSARLLPYLDYDLIRRHPKIICGFSDITSLLLAIYAKTGLVTFHAPNGFSSWRTAQTESFRQVLFSGEKLTFRNVPDPDDANRLMQVKNRIQTITKGQAKGKLIGGNLTTLASIAGSPYLPDFTGAILFLEDIGEDVYEIDRLLNQLKLAGIFDNLAGFIFGQCSNCSANSDYGSLTLEEVIREYIQPLKIPACLGLMIGHLEIIETIPIGIAVEFDANRGTITMLESAVSKA from the coding sequence ATGAAGCGCCGTCAATTTCTTACTACTACTGCCCTAACTGCTGTTAGTTTTTCCCTAATTCCTAGAAAAGTTTTTAGCAGTAATTTTCCTCTAATTAGACCACCACATTTACAACCGGGGGACGGAGTGGGTATTATTAGTCCGGCAGGGGCAACTTTTAAAGAAGATGATTTGAACATAGTTATCGAAGCAGTTAAAGCCCTAAAATTAGTGCCAAAAGTTGGTCAATACGCTTTAGATAGTTATGGTTATTTAGCTGGTAAAGATGGCGAGCGAGCGTCGGATATAAATCAATTTTTTGCCGATGATACTATTGCCTTAATTTTACCAATTCGCGGCGGTTGGGGAAGCGCTCGTTTATTACCTTATCTCGACTACGATTTAATTCGTCGTCATCCTAAAATCATCTGTGGTTTTAGTGATATAACTTCCTTATTATTGGCTATTTATGCCAAAACTGGTTTAGTTACTTTCCATGCTCCCAATGGCTTTTCTAGTTGGCGCACCGCTCAAACTGAAAGCTTTCGACAAGTTTTATTTTCTGGGGAAAAGTTGACTTTTAGAAATGTTCCCGATCCCGATGATGCTAATCGTTTAATGCAGGTAAAAAATCGCATTCAAACTATTACTAAAGGTCAAGCCAAAGGTAAATTAATCGGCGGTAATTTAACCACTTTAGCCTCGATCGCGGGTTCTCCCTATCTACCCGATTTTACCGGAGCTATCCTATTTTTAGAAGATATTGGTGAAGATGTTTATGAAATTGATCGCCTGTTAAATCAATTAAAATTAGCGGGAATTTTCGATAATTTAGCTGGATTTATCTTCGGTCAATGTAGCAATTGTAGCGCCAATAGTGACTATGGTTCCTTGACGTTAGAAGAAGTGATCCGAGAATATATCCAACCCTTAAAAATTCCCGCTTGTTTGGGTTTAATGATCGGACATTTGGAAATTATTGAAACTATTCCCATCGGCATTGCAGTAGAATTTGATGCTAATCGGGGAACGATTACTATGTTAGAATCTGCGGTTAGTAAAGCGTAA
- a CDS encoding CBS domain-containing protein: MTKTVADIMTPNPITVTANTSLSEAVKILAEKRFSGLPVVDDKMRLIGVISETDLMWQETGVEAPPYIMLLDSVIYLQNPSRHEKLLHKALGQTVGEVMTDKPISITADRPLKEAASLMYDRHVRRLPVIEEETHKVIGIITRGDIIRDMAKSEA; the protein is encoded by the coding sequence ATGACGAAAACAGTTGCCGATATCATGACTCCCAATCCCATCACCGTCACCGCTAACACTTCTCTGTCGGAAGCAGTGAAGATTTTGGCCGAAAAGCGGTTTAGCGGTTTACCCGTGGTGGATGACAAGATGCGACTGATTGGGGTTATCTCCGAAACTGACCTTATGTGGCAGGAAACGGGAGTAGAAGCTCCTCCTTACATTATGCTCCTCGATAGCGTCATCTATCTACAAAATCCTAGCCGTCACGAGAAATTGCTCCATAAAGCTCTCGGTCAAACCGTGGGGGAAGTAATGACCGATAAACCTATTAGTATCACAGCTGATCGCCCTTTGAAAGAAGCGGCCTCGTTAATGTATGATCGTCATGTGCGTCGTTTGCCAGTGATTGAGGAAGAAACCCACAAAGTAATCGGTATTATCACTCGCGGCGATATCATTCGCGATATGGCAAAATCGGAAGCATAA
- a CDS encoding Uma2 family endonuclease — MIAQPQYPERMTPEEYLEWEATQSGRHEYIDGEIIAMTGGSLPHNDITLNFYRTLYSHLRPRGCRVNVSDVKVQANNSRYFYTDLVISCDSRDRESRNFIQHPQVIIEVLSPSTGNYDRTKKLQYYRQIASLQEYVLVDPESISVEVYRRGEDKIWFYCAYSQGEEIILSSLDFHCAIELIYEGISFD, encoded by the coding sequence ATGATTGCTCAACCTCAATACCCAGAAAGAATGACCCCAGAAGAGTATCTAGAATGGGAAGCTACCCAGTCCGGTCGCCATGAATATATTGATGGGGAAATTATCGCCATGACTGGGGGTAGTCTGCCCCATAATGATATTACCTTGAATTTTTACAGAACTTTATATTCTCATCTCCGTCCGCGAGGCTGTCGGGTGAATGTATCTGATGTGAAAGTACAAGCTAATAATAGTCGTTATTTTTATACCGATTTAGTGATTAGTTGCGATTCTAGGGATAGAGAATCTCGTAATTTTATTCAACATCCACAAGTAATTATTGAAGTGCTTTCCCCTAGCACAGGCAACTATGATCGCACTAAAAAGTTACAATATTATCGTCAGATTGCCAGTTTACAAGAATACGTTTTAGTCGATCCCGAATCGATCAGTGTTGAGGTTTATCGTCGCGGTGAAGATAAAATTTGGTTTTACTGCGCTTATAGTCAAGGAGAAGAAATTATTCTATCTAGTCTCGATTTTCACTGTGCGATCGAGTTAATCTATGAAGGGATAAGTTTCGATTAA
- the nadC gene encoding carboxylating nicotinate-nucleotide diphosphorylase encodes MLPPLLVLDPLLENWLREDLGRGDRTTQAIFFGHAKIGQATWIAKEAGVIAGLPVAERVFQLLNPTIHFTPTVAEGEFCPKSKVIAEIEGSFDALLIGERVALNLAMRLSGIASETRKYVDKIADLSTRLVDTRKTTPGLRILEKYASGIGGAINHRLGLDDAIMIKDNHIQAAGSIEEAVRRVRQNMPYPLTIEVETSQLEEVNQALQQQVEIIMLDNMDLEMMQTAVEMIRNFNSKTKIEASGNITLDRIRNVAETGVDYISTSAPITRSTWLDISMKID; translated from the coding sequence ATGTTACCGCCCCTATTAGTCCTTGATCCCTTGTTAGAAAACTGGTTACGAGAAGATCTCGGTAGAGGCGATCGCACCACCCAAGCAATTTTCTTCGGTCATGCTAAAATCGGTCAAGCCACTTGGATTGCCAAGGAAGCGGGAGTTATTGCCGGTTTACCCGTAGCTGAACGAGTTTTTCAACTGCTTAACCCCACTATTCACTTTACCCCCACCGTTGCCGAGGGGGAATTCTGCCCGAAGTCTAAAGTTATTGCCGAGATAGAAGGTTCCTTCGATGCGCTGTTAATCGGGGAAAGAGTCGCTTTAAATCTTGCCATGCGCTTGAGTGGGATTGCTAGTGAAACTCGCAAATATGTGGATAAAATTGCCGATTTATCGACAAGATTGGTGGATACTCGCAAAACTACCCCCGGATTGCGAATTTTAGAAAAATATGCCTCCGGTATCGGTGGCGCTATTAACCATCGTTTGGGGTTAGATGATGCAATTATGATTAAAGATAATCATATTCAAGCTGCCGGCAGCATCGAGGAAGCAGTGCGTCGTGTACGGCAAAATATGCCCTATCCTCTCACAATTGAGGTAGAAACCAGCCAATTAGAAGAAGTGAATCAGGCCCTACAGCAGCAGGTAGAGATCATTATGTTAGATAATATGGATTTAGAGATGATGCAAACTGCTGTGGAGATGATCCGCAATTTTAATAGTAAAACCAAAATAGAAGCATCGGGAAATATTACCCTCGATCGCATTCGCAACGTTGCCGAAACAGGAGTAGATTATATTTCTACTAGCGCCCCGATTACCCGTTCTACTTGGTTAGATATTAGTATGAAAATTGATTAA
- a CDS encoding SAM hydrolase/SAM-dependent halogenase family protein — protein MTEQALITLTSDFGLQDGYVGMIKGVIAEIAPHARTIDLNHQISPQDLYAGRFILLNAYQYFPQGTIHLAVIDPGVGSKRRGVGIRFAGGYLVGPDNGLFSGILSQSPAISAVNLDNSSYWRTPNPSTTFHGRDIFAAVAAYLARGVPLEMLGEIIDPDSLQQLAIAVPQIEEDKIRGQIQYIDIFGNLISNIPDYLLEGKNWSVQLGPKIIPTKNTYSDVPSGEIVAFIGSHGGLEVAVNTGSAQRQLDLNIGDAIEVRIDRSQ, from the coding sequence ATGACGGAACAGGCACTAATAACCCTTACTAGCGATTTTGGACTACAGGACGGTTATGTAGGCATGATCAAGGGAGTAATCGCAGAAATTGCCCCCCATGCTCGCACGATCGATCTTAATCATCAAATTTCGCCCCAAGACCTCTACGCTGGTCGTTTTATTCTCCTGAATGCCTATCAGTATTTTCCCCAAGGCACTATTCATCTGGCAGTTATAGATCCGGGGGTAGGAAGCAAAAGACGCGGGGTAGGGATTCGTTTTGCCGGTGGTTATTTAGTTGGTCCAGATAATGGTTTATTTAGTGGCATTTTAAGTCAATCTCCCGCTATATCTGCCGTTAATCTCGATAATTCTTCCTATTGGCGCACCCCTAACCCTAGCACTACTTTTCACGGTCGTGATATTTTTGCTGCTGTGGCCGCTTATTTGGCCCGGGGAGTACCCCTAGAAATGTTGGGTGAGATTATTGATCCCGATAGCTTGCAACAATTAGCGATCGCTGTTCCGCAAATCGAGGAAGATAAAATTAGGGGTCAAATTCAATATATTGACATTTTCGGCAATTTAATCAGCAATATTCCCGATTATCTCCTAGAGGGAAAAAATTGGTCAGTGCAGTTGGGTCCAAAAATTATCCCCACAAAAAACACCTACAGTGATGTTCCTTCGGGGGAAATAGTCGCTTTTATCGGTAGTCACGGGGGGTTAGAAGTTGCCGTCAATACTGGCAGCGCTCAAAGGCAATTAGACCTAAATATTGGCGATGCGATCGAGGTTAGAATAGATAGGAGTCAGTGA
- a CDS encoding GNAT family N-acetyltransferase, whose translation MANLPENYQLRLGKPSDRYLLINFLTRSYQEFFPEQKNLSHLADTVRQFFGLDTPLWIVEGQQTAIACLWMGSAVDQVTGDRYGHIFLIYVDPQHRRQGIASALIDRAKDWAKSRGQTRIGLQVFINNDNALNLYQNLGFQTRSLLMWKNI comes from the coding sequence ATGGCTAACCTTCCCGAAAATTATCAGCTGCGACTGGGAAAACCCAGCGATCGCTATCTACTAATTAATTTTCTCACCCGCAGCTATCAAGAATTTTTTCCCGAACAAAAAAACCTCTCCCATCTAGCTGATACAGTCAGACAGTTTTTTGGCCTCGATACTCCCCTGTGGATCGTCGAAGGGCAGCAAACAGCGATCGCTTGTCTCTGGATGGGGAGTGCCGTCGATCAGGTGACAGGCGATCGCTATGGTCATATTTTCCTAATTTACGTCGATCCCCAGCATCGTCGCCAAGGTATCGCCAGCGCACTAATCGATCGAGCTAAGGATTGGGCAAAAAGTCGCGGACAAACCCGCATCGGCTTACAAGTCTTCATCAATAACGACAATGCTCTCAATCTCTACCAAAATCTCGGCTTTCAAACTCGATCTTTGCTGATGTGGAAAAATATTTAA
- a CDS encoding PP2C family protein-serine/threonine phosphatase, translating into MDSVTTLQCQNLTCLSPNALTNRFCEKCGTPLVKRYLWMMGDWVRTYYRVGELIDDRYLVKQPQIVLDTKPAQAPQAPDEPPSWISLYLKLLPFHLHIPQVYGYIPSPDERLNMDIWLLEYGTIPLDETGELIYPELLPTLAEVWSQASDLRQIHWLWQMAKLWHPLQKKAVVSSLLNPSLTRVNNQLLQLLELSKDEATAPNLRDLGTLWAGLIPTAAANIQDFLTSLTQELESGDLDRPESLITILDYALQHYGRGQERTYEIFTCTDTGPLREHNEDACYPPANQAITLSNGQNPLAIVCDGIGGQEGGEIAAQLAIKTLPREINRSPTSDIEFYPDSHSLVLEQAIRVTNDLISQRNDQELRQDRRRMGTTLVMAFGQAQEMYAAHVGDSRIYWITTHSCHQVTVDDDLADREVKLGYLLYRDAIQYPNAGALVQALGMSSANNLHPTVQRLIVDQDCVFLLCSDGLSDYDRVEQYWDIEILPLLRGEKSVTAVGESLLQLANQKNGHDNSTIALVYCRVVPAAETVSPLVYAQAKERIIPDLDDQDFDHSGDTYPGEEVVTAIPTPPPVSSSVPSPTPPPPPAPTTVSPLGVVAIAVGVLGLLAAIAWQFLSRDPASNPSISPAPVTSPTPVKTPPAPVTGPTTGTTPSAPVTGPSPPNASPN; encoded by the coding sequence ATGGATTCCGTGACAACCCTCCAATGTCAAAACCTAACCTGTCTATCCCCGAACGCTCTCACTAATAGATTCTGTGAAAAATGCGGCACTCCTTTAGTTAAGCGCTATTTATGGATGATGGGTGATTGGGTGAGAACCTATTATCGTGTTGGCGAGCTAATTGATGATCGTTATTTGGTCAAACAACCACAAATTGTTCTTGATACTAAACCCGCTCAAGCACCCCAAGCGCCGGACGAACCTCCTAGCTGGATTTCCCTCTACCTAAAATTGTTACCCTTCCATCTCCACATTCCCCAAGTCTATGGCTATATTCCCAGTCCCGATGAACGCTTAAATATGGACATCTGGCTGTTAGAATACGGCACTATTCCCCTCGACGAAACAGGAGAATTAATTTATCCAGAACTATTGCCCACTCTGGCCGAGGTTTGGTCGCAGGCTTCCGATTTAAGGCAAATTCACTGGTTATGGCAAATGGCCAAACTTTGGCATCCCCTCCAGAAAAAAGCTGTGGTTTCTAGTCTGCTTAACCCTTCTCTGACAAGAGTGAATAATCAGCTGCTGCAATTGCTAGAATTAAGCAAAGACGAGGCCACCGCTCCCAATTTACGAGATTTAGGGACCCTGTGGGCCGGTCTGATCCCGACGGCAGCTGCTAATATTCAAGATTTTCTCACATCCCTAACCCAAGAGCTAGAATCCGGTGATCTCGATCGCCCGGAATCCCTGATCACTATTCTCGATTATGCACTACAGCACTACGGTAGAGGTCAAGAACGCACCTATGAGATTTTTACCTGCACCGATACCGGTCCGCTGCGGGAACACAACGAGGATGCCTGTTATCCCCCAGCTAATCAGGCCATAACCCTGTCTAATGGTCAAAATCCCCTGGCGATTGTCTGTGATGGCATCGGCGGTCAAGAAGGGGGCGAAATCGCTGCTCAATTGGCGATCAAAACCCTGCCTAGGGAAATTAATCGCAGTCCCACGAGCGATATTGAATTCTATCCCGATAGTCACAGTCTTGTCCTCGAACAGGCGATTCGTGTCACCAATGATCTGATCAGTCAACGCAATGATCAGGAGTTGAGACAAGATCGTCGGCGCATGGGTACTACTCTAGTCATGGCCTTTGGCCAGGCCCAAGAAATGTACGCGGCCCATGTGGGGGATTCCCGCATCTATTGGATTACTACCCACAGTTGTCATCAAGTGACGGTAGATGATGATCTCGCTGACCGGGAAGTGAAATTAGGCTATCTCCTCTATCGTGATGCCATACAGTATCCCAACGCGGGGGCCTTGGTGCAAGCTTTGGGGATGAGTAGCGCCAATAATCTCCATCCCACCGTTCAGAGGTTGATTGTTGATCAAGATTGTGTTTTTCTGCTCTGTTCCGATGGTTTAAGTGATTATGATCGGGTAGAACAATACTGGGACATTGAAATTCTGCCTCTTTTGCGGGGAGAGAAAAGCGTGACGGCCGTGGGGGAAAGTTTATTACAACTAGCTAACCAGAAAAACGGTCACGATAACTCCACCATCGCCCTAGTTTATTGTCGGGTAGTTCCTGCGGCTGAAACTGTCAGTCCTTTAGTTTATGCTCAGGCCAAAGAACGAATTATTCCCGATCTTGATGACCAAGATTTTGATCACAGCGGGGACACCTACCCCGGGGAAGAAGTGGTGACGGCAATACCCACTCCCCCCCCCGTATCTTCTTCGGTTCCTAGTCCTACCCCTCCCCCTCCACCCGCACCCACTACCGTTTCACCCCTAGGGGTGGTAGCGATCGCCGTCGGTGTTCTCGGTTTGCTGGCTGCGATCGCTTGGCAATTCCTGAGTCGTGATCCCGCTTCCAATCCATCGATTTCTCCCGCACCTGTCACCAGTCCCACTCCAGTGAAGACACCCCCCGCACCCGTTACTGGTCCCACGACCGGGACGACACCTTCCGCACCCGTTACTGGTCCTAGTCCCCCCAATGCTTCCCCTAACTAG